In the Glycine max cultivar Williams 82 chromosome 19, Glycine_max_v4.0, whole genome shotgun sequence genome, AAAGTGAGTAAGTTCCGATTGCAAACAACAAACATCAAGCATTCAACAAGGCAACCACAAAATACACAGAAAAACATAGCAGACTCACAACTCACTGGCTGAAAAGGTTTGAccggctctgataccactaatgtaacgacccgcctcgtcgctacaatATAACCACTCTAACtgcgagaatttcaatttttaaatgaaaattccattaatttgcttatgaaaaatgaaattaattttttttctcgatatacattcaccaaataacgcaccattacttaagtgaatatatatatatatatatatatatatatatatatatatatagttatagtaactcaatacacatcattcacataatggaaagtaaatttgttcatacatataattaaatttgtgatttatatcctcaattcaacaaaaagaattatgtaaccaactacggaggagttgattcacaaaacacaactctctcccaaaataatcccagcGTCATCAcatcggctcggcggctccacaaaagaatctctcTTCTCGTACTCTACTGCTATCATTCTGCTTCCACGAACAAAGGTTCgcaatcatcacaggtaccaaccacacagTACAAAAATTATGAGGGGTgactttattataaaagaaattaatacaaaaatcaaataaccataattagtaagaaaacattaacaaatatcacaAGCTTACACAGTATTCATTAGtccaacacacactcaacaaatagtcatcatccatccacaattccaatcaatcatgctcagtatgcacctgacctcaactctcaaatgcaatgtggtaccatccccaaggaaatagcttaagcgtgtccacatgacactttcacttaggaaaactaatcagtaagtgtcgaggtcaccttgtcgtgcacaggcaactccTCCCCCCCAGTTatcagcctgagtctcaagggagttccaaaccaagtgacatgcccccaagtacaagtattccttcTCATGAGAAattacaagtacttactgacaaagtttttactatttccatgtcatataaagtatgaaacatgggcaccatcaatgcactgactgtggataattaaagattctaagccatccccctccagagatgcttaaaactctttaaccactttatttcccccaccaaggatatccaacaaggtcattgcacaccccatgtacatacacaacatacaatgtatgaaacatgggtaccatcaatgcactgaccatggataattaaagattttaagccatccccctccaaagatgcttaaaactctttaccactctatttcccccaccagggatatccaacaaggtcactacaccccccatgtacatacacaacacacaatgtatgaaacatgggcaccatcaatgcactgaccatggataattaaagattctaagccatccccctccagagatgcttaaaactctttaaccactttatttcccccaccagggatatccaacaaggtcactacaCCCCCTATGTACAtatgtggcgtccccaaaataatgactagtttaatagtaatgatttaaataacaaaaaccatggttaatttttttttcttctttttctttttcatttctttctcttttcaccataactaggtttagaaggaaaatcctcactagagtcctgaatggccagttcacaactctatttggagtcatttctttcttaccgctcataatctctaaactattttgctgtttcaaaaggaagaatgtaccagccattactttaggtcatcacgtgaaaataaaagaataaaatacggtcgataagctcttttacaaataaagttgttaatgctttcttctcaaataacaagattgatcataaatacattcatcatttaaagctgtccaaaatatgggagttttacaaaatacatagtgtcatctaGAGCAAAGGTGAccacagtggtggcttcagccacatgcatacaatcatcaaattcctatacaacaggcctacccatacaaaaacaaaagagtaaacctaacagtcagtcctagatacacccacccttaaaagtatataaaactagtccatggaactgtccactatgatgaagagcctccactggtCGCCATCTCTCTCGGGCCACTATCttctgtagagtctgcctcagatgccgacatgacttcctcgggagaatccacctcaggaaggggatcctcatcaccctctagaaagtcaagagcatccaccgcaggctcaggaggtagctcctcaagatcctcctcagggtcttcctcggacgacgttacctcgatcacttggactgactccactagacgatatggtgtaggcgtgggtagtatccactccacagagCGCAGAAGCGTACgcgcgggttcatctggatgcaccaatgaagtagccgtgaatcggatcgtgccccgaaatcggcacctcgtgttgccttcgagggtctcccaagctccctctaggcactccatctccactcagTCATGGATTagttgcgccgccatcacgatctacatgaaagaaaagaaaggggtagactctttcacgaaaaTCTAACTACGCCGCACACAAttcgtctcataaccactacatgcaagtaaaaggggtatcttaaggcttttcatctctggtaatcgattacacagccttggtaatcgattaccagaggccaaactcgaattacacagcttcaggacatgaaaacctgaaaaaggcactgtgtaatcgattacacatacctggtaatcgattaccaatgacccattcctctgtgtaatcgattacactgactggtaatcgattaccagaggcctccacaatcttccagttccctttttaagcctggtaatcgattacaccccttagtaatcgattaccagaagctctcctagcttcctgacctcgttttcaagcctggtaatcgattacaccccttggtaatcgattaccagagaccatcttagtctcctgtcttcattttttagccttgtaatcgattacccacccttggtaatcgattaccagaggccacaacccatatatcacacaagattcacagctggccagccaccacacaagcctccttgctttgtggtctttgttcctcttatctgttgactgctaggagctcgcctgtttaggtacatcacaggttctcactaactgactatgcccgggttgggtcgggattggtcaagcttggttttgggcaatagcaccccacctgacgtccccaaggtctcctaaCCCCCgtgacatatctccaggtaccactctgtggtcaacgaataaaagcaggaagtttcacccttctacacttcctcatctcaagcttgtaggattatggggtacccatcacatgtggtactaggtggcggtcgggtgATGGTGCACAaaaagttttccacatccacaaatcgcgcataaacccaccatcccctgttgcccacctccaactgagctcacgtactcccacgtagcccatatcctcatttctctcaacaccgggtccccatcaatcctcccaagcttccccaacatccaagtaattcaacattcaaacagcacaaactatcacagccaagaaaacagggcaaaggcagaaaactctgcccaaagcaccaaccaaaatcacagcttttctcacttaaagaccccagtaacaattccttcgttccagtttgttaaccgttggatcgactcgaaaattttactggaagtctctagtacataagcctacattttgaccgttgggatctactagcaaacatccagaactcattctgcactactctttccacaaccagcaaatgcatagcatttttctgcacaaagccaaaattctgctgtacctatttgacagcaaaattctgcataagtgcagatttcgaaaaccacacttcccctcatccaatcttgcccaaatcaaatcctacaagtcccaaatcatgtatcaatcatgtctaaaccaaagtcaagcttcaaaacacagcaacacaaaatctaggtgtccaaaacccctcaatttaatggattttctaggtttgagaagtgaaattgagaatgaggtaaatttgaagcaaactctcacctcacacaagtccatgacatcaatttaaacttgttcaaactggatttacgcctaaaatttcaccgaatcaaaatttgactcttcaacacccaaatttaccctagaaatggctctttggtcatttgtttttctctctagcacagcccaaactttctcacatgtcctaaatggcatttcaagctaggattaactcattttaacctccatttaccacagaatccaTATTTAAcctccaactctcaaagcctcactcttttttccactcataacaccacattctcactttctaaccctaggttaattctacccttcatctctaacagttttccataagcaatttcagcacataaacatcacaagcatcatcataaaaatcctaaaacagaatgggtatgtttaactcatccaaacatggcaagttcaacatgctttcaacaaattccttcacaaataactatcatgaagcagaaacttagcaaaactacccaacatatttcccaaaaccccatacccacgaaaatcaagagggaaagaagtccacccaaacctgaaatttcgaagtcccacacgtagagatgcgcttcacgactccgaaaatgccctcctttcgcgatttggagcagaaatgggcactaaaggttgaagctttgttgggcaacaatggtggatgagagaaaagaagaagaagactgcgtgagagagagggagagcttctgaattttcttttggctgagtgaggagagagaacaacttttggttttttttaaaaagggtttttctcttttcctattattttatttaagctatgccacatgtctccatttgagtggagcaaaagggcccactttctcttttgattgtgacccatactcagccacaaaaagtgagaaaaatctgacatttgaaacgctaaaatcatgcctcggtttgcgtgccgtttctctggttccagttccttgcgtttctctgcgtccgtcggggccagttttcgaaagtaggcaatatatatagcaaaacacttagaataaaaccccgagcgtggttcagaggttggtttcgttaaattttaagtcgcatgcaaaacgatgatttttagactaattaattaagaattaacccataacctcccagttatggatttctcttccttaattagcctaacccgcatatcttgcccccactattcttACTTTTATCAAgaacatatatgtatatacactgaataatacttatatatatatatatatatataatcattcaaaatacattgttttcgaaaattccgggtagaaatttccaggatgttacaacatacacaaaacacaatgtatgaaacatgggcatcatcaatgcactaaccgtagataattaaaaattctaagtcatccccctccaaagatgcttaaaactctttaaccactctatttcccccaccagggatatccaacaaggtcactgcaccccccatgtacatacacaacataacatCATCATAgtacattttcaacatcatcaacatttcatctcaatatcactttcaacatcaacatcatctcatctcaatgacattatcaataacaacaacatcatctcatattaacataatcatcaataacaacatcaactcatattgacataatcatcaataacaacatcatctcatatcaatatcatcataaacatcaacatcacctcatatcaattaatgtcatcaatagAAATATCATCAGTAAGTCACACTCCGCATATACGTATACaattcatgcctgagattcacacttccaggtcttcagacaacacaaacctaatagaaacaataatgttattcatcaataatagatatatcgcatcccattagtcaaaaaaagtattatcttgaaaaccagcatgcaacagggacataCATACttccccatagttaggttccatgaccccaactatggtattaaaaacCGTAAACAATAAtgaactcccctcacctatcgtgagctctacGTTAGTTTCTCTTTGCATCGCCCAGAGACCTCTCTCGTTCACGTTTGTCAATCCAAACgcaaggttctatataccaaattgaaggaaatttagtatagatttcaaaaacaaggttaataaccATATTCAGAGTCAAATAaccctgtcaaaacataaagggctaaggggtgattcggattctactaaaaggagacatcattttaaaattccgatcacgccaatgtgactagggttcagtgaaggtcacgaaaataacatcaatgttataaaaagataacttttacaatgtctcattttcaagggtttttcaaaggaagtgtaaaaacaccctattatagtacccaaaacacaagagacactaagaaaaactcaaactaactaagagaaaggcttagaagtcaagattaccacAGAGAAGCTTTGAAATGGAAGATTTGAGGAATGttctccaccgaatccttgaggAGCATTCTGAAAATTCCGCTTCGATTAAAATGGTCCTTTTGGTGTGGGGGTTCGGCGGCAAGCAACGATGGCTCGTGGCGGTCACCaatggtcgtgggtggtggaaaaggaggtgttagggtttgggtggcgtttggagaggatgagagagtgaaaatcatgtttttcatgttggagaacgtatttataatctgcagaTCTCGCTTAGTGAGCTCGTCTCGCTAAGCAGAAGTTCACTTTTCATGCTTAGTACAACTTCCTTTGCACTAAGTCTCGCTCAGCAGGCCAATTCTCGCTCAGTGCAATTCCCTCTcaggttggaattgcgcttaacGCCCCCTTCTCGCTTAGTGAGACATcaaaagttgttattttcaaaatcccaatGGTCAGACTGTGGAGAAGTTTCTTAGGAACCTGCAATCAAAATTTGAAGACGATTTAACGGTTAACAAATCCGAGATCACAATTTTACTggaataggtttaggtaaaatttgaaatctcgtaatttcaacttagctcaacaaaactccacagaACTCAACATTCACATCAAGAAATTctcacatgactaattcaagtcatacctcaactcattcaagtcaaccatatagtaaaataacattataaatacaattaaacgtcgatttataattagtaatatttcagggtgttacaacaaTCACGCAGCACACAACAAACAACTCAAATTGATTCAAAACAAAGCTGAAAGAGAAAAAGTTATATGAGCTAGGATGAGTTTAGATTTAAGACTTACCTTGAGAAACccccaaagaagaagaagaagaaattggaAGCGAGACAACTTGAGTTCAAAGAAGAGGGAGGAGTTCATGGCGTGTGAGTTGACAATCGACAGTGAGTTGACGACGAGAAAGGATTGCAGCATCGCGGAAGTGAGACTATGGTCAGGAAGACAAAGGAGTTGCAGCGCTGTGGAAGGGAAAGGTTTAAACTAGGAGTAGGAGTGATAGTGGGCGCGAGAGGATGGcatttatatataacaaaaacaacgtcgatttttcataaaaattgacGTTAACATATAATGTTAACatggttttgttttttaaaaaaaatcagtgttAAAATCTccacattaacatcgattttggtaaaaccgatgttaacatgactttcgttaatatcggttttttcTTAAACTGATGTTAGTATCGcctcgttaacatcagtttttttaaaacgaTGTTAATGACAccttgttaacatcgatttttttaaaaaaaccgatattaacgaATTCATTTTgtttacaattatgccaccgtcttttatttaatatcaattttatcaaaaattgatattaaagtGCTGttgttaaatatcttttttctaatagtgtgaataaaatagttttaataaaaTGCAAAAACACAAATGAAGTTTAAATAGAAGATTGGAAGGTAGTATTAGCTATAGGGTATAATTACATACAACAgagataaaagtataaaattagaaaaaaaaaataaagacaccAAAATAGTTTGTGactatatatattgttatagattatatatatagtaataatgtaattttttatacttttatatagttttaaattatcatatacaataaaattattaacatttctAATACGAGAAATgtcaatcatatattttttaatagattcttttaaaaacactttttacAACCAAACTGAAATTTAttacaaataacaattttttaaattttatttttcatataataaatttaattaataatttttaatttttaatgaatttaactaataataaatgtcTTAAATAGCTTATTATTAACGctcttattttcattattacttgaaaatgttatatttaaagtgaattttgaatgataagataaaaaactttatattaataattaataatataatagtacacaaaaattaaacttaaattgatgtaaaatataaaatttctcttttattaatCACTGCTTTTTCTTCTTTGCCTTTTACCTAACAATATTGTATGTTCCCAAAGCTTGCTTTTGCAAGCTCAACCTTTTTCCATCCTTCAACACTTTCTTCTCCTTCTCATCTCAGCTTTCTATAACCTCATTGTCTGTCAGTCATCTCTTCGCTTTTCCTTCACTGTGCACTCTGTCATACCAACAAAGAAACTAAGGTAACCTCAGTGCCAGTGCTCTTCAAttcattttccttatacttgttCTTTACTCCAACGGTTTCTAATAAGTTGGAGATGTTCCCTTTGGTTGTGTTGCTTTTTCTTGCGTGCAATTTTCATGTTGCACCTGTGAGCTCTTTGACCGTTGAAGGCTCTGTGCTTTTGGCACTGAAGAAGTCCATCATCACAGACCCTGAAGGGTCACTGAGTAACTGGAACTCTTCTGATGACACCCCTTGTTCATGGAATGGGATCACATGCAAGGACCAAAGTGTTGTCTCCATTAGTATCCCAAAGAGGAAGCTTCATGGGGTTCTTCCCTCAGAGCTAGGGTCACTTTCCCATCTCCGACATCTGAATTTGAGGAACAATAACCTCTTTGGGGACTTGCCTGTTGGGCTCTTTGAAGCTCAAGGACTTCAGAGTTTGGTGCTTTATGGAAATTCCTTATCTGGGTCTGTTCCAAACGAGATTGGGAAGCTCAGGTACCTTCAAGCTCTAGATTTGTCACAGAATTTCTATAATGGGTCTTTACCTGCTGCAATAGTCCAATGCAAGAGGCTCAGAACACTGGTTCTTAGTCATAACAATTTCACAGGTCCTCTGCCAGATGGGTTTGGTGGTGGCTTGTCTTCTCTGGAAAAACTTGACCTTTCTTTCAATGAATTCAATGGTTTAATTCCTAGTGACATGGGAAAGCTGTCAAGCCTGCAAGGCACTGTTGATTTGTCTCATAATCATTTCAGTGGTTCAATCCCAGCAAGTCTTGGTAATTTGCCTGAGAAGGTTTACATTGATCTCACTTACAACAATTTAAGTGGTCCAATACCTCAGACTGGTGCTTTGATGAATAGAGGACCAACTGCTTTTATTGGCAATTCTGGTCTTTGTGGCCCACCTTTGAAGAATCTGTGTGCCCCAGATACTCATGGTGCCAGTTCACCTTCCTCTTTTCCAGTTTTGCCTGATAATTACCCACCTCAGGATAGTGATGATGGTTTTGTGAAAAGTGGGAAAAGTAAAAGGCTAAGTAAGGGTGCTGTGGTTGGGATTGTTGTGGGGGATATAGTTGGAATTTGCCTTTTGGGTTTGCTGTTCTCTTACTGCTACTCAAGGGTTTGGGGTTTTACTCAGGATCAGGAGGAAAAGGGTTTTGACAAGGGAAGGAGATTGAGGAAGGAGTGCTTATGCTTCAGGAAGGATGAATCTGAGACCCTATCCGATCATGATGAACAATATGATCTTGTCCCATTAGATGCTCAAGTGGCCTTCGATTTGGATGAGCTTCTTAAGGCTTCAGCTTTTGTTCTTGGAAAGAGTGAAATAGGGATTGTCTACAAAGTTGTGCTTGAAGAAGGGCTCAACTTGGCTGTGAGAAGATTAGGGGAGGGAGGTTCTCAAAGGTTTAAAGAGTTCCAAACGGAAGTTGAAGCAATAGGAAAGTTAAGGCATCCGAATATTGTTACTCTGAGAGCCTATTACTGGTCTGTTGATGAGAAGCTTCTCATCTATGATTATGTTCCCAATGGAAGCCTTGCTACAGCAATACATGGTAACTTTCATCAAAGgcaattctatattttttctaatcACAATTTATGATCTCTTCTTTTGGTACTATGACcttgtttggataatttttttcacaaacaCATATTGGTATAGAAAATAAGGTAACATGAATTGAACTTCTttcataaactaaaatcaacttCGGTACATAACTTTTATAAAAGCTCTCTCATGTAACTTCTCACAAAGTTGAGttgtataagttgattttagtagCTTATGAGAGAAGctcaattcattttactttttttattttcttctcttataggCTTTTATGAAGAAATTTACCAAATAGGACTTATGTCACTTTGTCCATTGATTGTTGGTTCCATTTGATGTCTTCAGGGAAAGCTGGACTTGCCACATTTACACCACTATCTTGGTCTGTTAGAGTGAAAATCATGAAGGGAGTTGCAAAAGGATTGGTCTACCTGCATGAATTTAGTCCAAAAAAATATGTCCATGGAGACCTGAAGCCTGGTAACATACTGTTAGGACATAGCCAGGAGCCCTGCATTTCCGATTTCGGTCTTGGACGCCTTGCTAACATTGCTGGAGGGTCTCCAACCTTGCAATCCAACAGAGTTGCTGCGGAGAAATCGCAAGAAAGACAGAGGAGTTTATCCACAGAAGTTACAACTAGTATTTTGGGAAATGGTTATCAAGCTCCAGAAACACTGAAAGTGGTGAAGCCATCACAGAAGTGGGATGTTTACTCATATGGGGTGATCCTGCTAGAATTGATTACAGGAAGATTGCCTATTGTCCAAGTTGGTAACTCAGAAATGGACCTTGTTCAATGGATTCAGTGCTGCATTGATGAGAAGAAGCCACTCTCAGATGTATTAGATCTTTATTTAGCTGAAGATGCAGATAAGGAAGAGGAGATCATTGCAGTTTTGAAGATTGCAATTGCTTGTGTCCATAGCAGCCCAGAAAAGAGACCCATAATGAGGCATGTGCTTGATGTTTTGGATAGATTATCCATACCCTCTGATTAGGAAGCTTTGAATTGTGAGTTCTGTTCATTTGTGAGgcttttacttaatttattgtAAGGTTGAGAAGGGTTTTAAGCTGCTAGGATTGTGATAAGTGTTTCACCAAATGTATTAGTCCTTCTTtctattgaaaaaaatgaggtaTTATGTTAGAGGCAAAGCAATAATTCTCAAGATTCTCCGCATTGTTATGTGCCAATACATATAGGAACTGATTTGTTTTATATGGGTATTCTACGTAGCATGCTTGAGTGACTCTTCAATTTTTTTCGCCTTTAGTTTGCTGGTATTTCatctattaaaattgaaataatacaaTATCATGGTTTTATTATCCATTGAGATTCAGACTAGAGTCTATTCTCTTTTCACATCTCACCCTCTCACTTTGTCATGTTCAATTTATGAAGGTTGGCAATTGGCACCCTTGACATGCATCTGAAACCCGTGGGAACTTGTCTGCCCACACACTTTGAACAATCAATAAAAAgagtttgtatatatatattaaaaagtgggagtctaataaaatttataaatttggaGTAATTGTCTTGCACAGTTTATTTCTCTGGTTTGACATTTTATTCTTATCATAATTGGGTAGATCATTACCATAATTGGGTGGATATCACCAATCCAGTTTTCTCTTTCAGCATTGATTTGAACCGTTAAAGCATGCAAGGTCTGACAAAGAATGCCAAGTTGCATGTCAAGCCTTAAGCCCTTAACTTCGTGGCATGTATATCCACCCTTTCGCAATCTCTAACACTATTTGAGAATAATCCAGTCATTCAGTGCAAGACATGCTGAAGACACCTTAACGAATTTTTAAGAAAACCTCGCACTTGGAGTCATTGTTTCTC is a window encoding:
- the LOC100810225 gene encoding receptor protein kinase-like protein ZAR1 — translated: MFPLVVLLFLACNFHVAPVSSLTVEGSVLLALKKSIITDPEGSLSNWNSSDDTPCSWNGITCKDQSVVSISIPKRKLHGVLPSELGSLSHLRHLNLRNNNLFGDLPVGLFEAQGLQSLVLYGNSLSGSVPNEIGKLRYLQALDLSQNFYNGSLPAAIVQCKRLRTLVLSHNNFTGPLPDGFGGGLSSLEKLDLSFNEFNGLIPSDMGKLSSLQGTVDLSHNHFSGSIPASLGNLPEKVYIDLTYNNLSGPIPQTGALMNRGPTAFIGNSGLCGPPLKNLCAPDTHGASSPSSFPVLPDNYPPQDSDDGFVKSGKSKRLSKGAVVGIVVGDIVGICLLGLLFSYCYSRVWGFTQDQEEKGFDKGRRLRKECLCFRKDESETLSDHDEQYDLVPLDAQVAFDLDELLKASAFVLGKSEIGIVYKVVLEEGLNLAVRRLGEGGSQRFKEFQTEVEAIGKLRHPNIVTLRAYYWSVDEKLLIYDYVPNGSLATAIHGKAGLATFTPLSWSVRVKIMKGVAKGLVYLHEFSPKKYVHGDLKPGNILLGHSQEPCISDFGLGRLANIAGGSPTLQSNRVAAEKSQERQRSLSTEVTTSILGNGYQAPETLKVVKPSQKWDVYSYGVILLELITGRLPIVQVGNSEMDLVQWIQCCIDEKKPLSDVLDLYLAEDADKEEEIIAVLKIAIACVHSSPEKRPIMRHVLDVLDRLSIPSD